A DNA window from Bacteroidales bacterium contains the following coding sequences:
- a CDS encoding DUF2007 domain-containing protein produces MSDITDNNENDPVEVFAGTSWEVALVQSLLENAEIKVYIHYGGEGTLAPWDSGGGLPINRIIVSSSDYNKAKVVVDQYHAALKE; encoded by the coding sequence ATGAGCGATATAACGGACAATAACGAGAACGATCCCGTTGAAGTCTTTGCTGGCACGTCTTGGGAAGTCGCCCTTGTTCAGAGCCTGCTGGAGAATGCCGAAATAAAAGTGTATATACATTATGGCGGAGAGGGCACCCTTGCCCCTTGGGATTCGGGTGGCGGACTGCCAATAAACAGGATCATCGTTTCCAGCAGCGACTATAATAAAGCAAAAGTGGTGGTCGATCAGTATCACGCTGCGCTGAAGGAATGA